A window of Theropithecus gelada isolate Dixy chromosome 14, Tgel_1.0, whole genome shotgun sequence contains these coding sequences:
- the LOC112607353 gene encoding LOW QUALITY PROTEIN: olfactory receptor 51I1-like (The sequence of the model RefSeq protein was modified relative to this genomic sequence to represent the inferred CDS: inserted 1 base in 1 codon) has product MRGNSHNSSGFPHFILTGLPGLETSQHWSFLLLGALYIVSIVGNARILFIIKKEWSLHQPMYYFLSLLSVNDLGVSFPTLPTVLATFFLPLKGDQLLFLLVQMFFIHLFSFVESGILLAVSFDRYVAICIPLRYATVLTDARVVHMGMSIIIRSFCMVFPLSFLLKRLPFCKANVLSHAYCLHPNLICQPCGDITXNCMYGLFIVIFTFGLDSALILLSYVLILCSVLAIASREERLKTLNTCVSHMCAALIFYVPMVCVSMAARYGRHAPWYVHTLMSLIYLFVPLMLNPVIYSIKTKQIRQRLCKILLATRI; this is encoded by the exons ATGAGAGGTAATTCCCACAACAGCTCAGGGTTTCCTCATTTCATCTTGACAGGACTCCCTGGGCTGGAGACATCTCAACACTGGTCTTTTTTGCTCCTTGGTGCTCTCTACATTGTCTCCATTGTGGGCAATGCCCGTATCCTTTTCATTATCAAGAAGGAGTGGAGCTTGCACCAGCCCATGTACTACTTCCTATCCTTGCTCTCAGTTAATGATCTAGGTGTGTCTTTTCCCACACTACCCACGGTTCTGGCCACATTTTTCCTTCCACTTAAGGGAGATCAACTTTTATTCTTGCTGGTCCAAATGTTCTTTATCCATCTCTTTTCCTTTGTGGAGTCTGGCATCCTGCTGGCCGTGAGCTTCGACCGCTATGTGGCCATCTGTATCCCGCTGCGCTATGCCACAGTGCTCACTGATGCCCGTGTGGTGCATATGGGCATGTCCATTATTATCCGCAGTTTCTGCATGGTTTTCCCACTCTCTTTCCTTCTGAAGAGATTACCCTTCTGCAAGGCCAATGTCCTCTCCCATGCCTACTGCCTGCATCCAAATCTGATCTGCCAGCCCTGTGGCGACATCA TTAATTGTATGTATGGTCTATTCATCGTCATCTTTACCTTTGGCCTGGATTCTGCCCTCATCCTCCTCTCCTATGTGCTCATACTCTGCTCTGTACTTGCCATAGCCTCCCGGGAGGAGCGATTAAAGACTCTTAACACCTGTGTGTCACACATGTGTGCTGCGCTCATCTTCTATGTGCCCATGGTGTGTGTGTCTATGGCTGCTCGGTATGGGAGGCATGCCCCATGGTATGTACACACACTCATGTCCCTTATCTATCTCTTTGTGCCTCTGATGCTCAACCCTGTCATCTATTCCATTAAAACCAAACAGATTCGTCAGAGGCTTTGCAAAATACTACTGGCAACCAGGATTTGA